The DNA segment GGGGAGTACTTCCACTCGTGCTCGCGGCCCGTGATCGGCGCGAACTCGGAGACATCCGTCGAACGGAATCGCTCGGAGCGCGTCTGGACCGGGACGACGGAGCCGTCGGAGTGGGGGCGGAATCCGTGCTGGTCCGCGGTGGGCATGGCGGTGCTCTGCATCGTCGTGCTCATAGGTCAGCCGACCGATCCTTCCATGCCCATCTCGATGAGCTTGTTGAGTTCCATGGCGTACTCCATCGGGAGTTCGCGCGCGATCGGCTCGATGAAGCCGCGCACGATCATCGCCATCGCCTCGTCCTCCTCGATGCCGCGCGACATGAGGTAGAAGAGCTGCTCCTCGCTGACCTTCGAGACGGTCGCCTCGTGACCGAGGTGCACGTCGTCGACCCGGATGTCGATCGCCGGGTACGTGTCGGAACGGGAGATCGTGTCTACCAGCAACGCGTCGCAGCGGACGGTGTTGGCCGAGTGGTGCGCGTTCGCGTCGACGCGGATCTCGCCGCGGTACCCGGCTCGGCCGCCGCCTCGGGCGATCGACTTCGAGACGATCGACGACTGCGTGTACGGCGCCATGTGGATCATCTTCGCGCCGGCGTCCTGGTGCTGGCCGGGGCCTGCGAAGGCGACGGAGAGGGTCTCGCCCTTGGCGTGCTCGCCCATGAGGAAGATGGACGGGTACTTCATCGTGACCTTGGACCCGATGTTGCCGTCGATCCACTCCATGGTGGCGCCCTCGTGGGCGACGGCGCGCTTGGTGACGAGGTTGTAGACGTTGTTCGACCAGTTCTGGATCGTCGTGTACCGCACGCGGGCGTTCTTCTTCACGATGATCTCGACGACGGCCGAGTGCAGCGAGTCGGACTTGTAGATCGGGGCGGTGCAGCCCTCGATGTAGTGCACGTAGCTGTCTTCGTCGGCGATGATCAGGGTCCGCTCGAACTGGCCCATGTTCTCGGTGTTGATCCGGAAGTACGCCTGCAGCGGGATCTCGACGTGCACGCCCTTCGGGACGTAGACGAACGATCCGCCCGACCAGACGGCCGTGTTGAGCGCGGCGAACTTGTTGTCGCCGGCCGGGATGACGGTGCCGAAGTACTCCTCGAAGATCTCGGGGTGCTCCTTGAGCGCCGTGTCGGTGTCGAGGAAGATGACGCCCTGCTCCTCCAGGTCCTCGCGGATCTGGTGGTACACGACTTCGGACTCGTACTGCGCGGCGACCCCGGCGACGAGGCGCTGGCGCTCGGCCTCGGGGATGCCGAGGCGCTCGTAGGTGTTGCGGATGTCCTCGGGGAGGTCCTCCCAGGTCTGCGCCTGCTTCTCGGTGGACCGGACGAAGTACTTGATGTTCTCGAAGTCGATCTCCGACAGGTCGGCGCCCCACGAGGGCATCGGCTTGCGGTCGAACAGCTGGAGCGCGCGAAGGCGACGCTGCAGCATCCACTCGGGTTCGCTCTTCAGCTGCGAGATGTCCGCCACCACTTGGGGTGACAGGCCGCGGCGAGCGGATGCTCCGGCCACGTCGGAGTCGGCCCAGCCGAACTCGTACGTGCCGAGCCCTTCCAACTCGGGGCGGTCGATCAGTACGTCCGTCATGCTCTCCCTCTTCTCCTCCCGGCACCGGCTATCAGGCCGGCCCACCCCCGCCGCCCGGTCGAGGTGCCGCTCGGGAAGGGTGATGTGCGGGTGGCTACGTCGCGAACCTACAATGTCTGATGCGCCGCCGCAGACTGCGCGCGGAACCGCATCAACCCATCAAGTCTACAGGGTCGACCGGCGCGAGGGCCCGGACTCCCAGTGCCCTCCCACCGGCGATCCGGATCAGGAACGACGAGCGTGAACCGCCTCATCGCGTGGCTGCCCGACCGAATCGACCGCCGGGTGCGCATCGCCGCCTGGGTGTCCTTCGTCCTCAACGTCGTCATCATCGGCACGGGCGGGGCCGTCCGCCTCACCGGCTCCGGACTCGGCTGCAGCGACTGGCCGGTCTGCGTGCCGGGATCGCTCGTCCCGACGCCCGAGATGGGCATCCACGGCGTGATCGAGTTCGGCAATCGCACGATCAGCGGCCCCGTGCTGCTGGCCGCGATCGCGGTGGTGCTGTTCGTGTGGCGCATCCGGCGCGAGCGCCGGGACCTGTTCGTGCCCGCCGTCCTCGTACTGGTGCTGGTGATCGTCCAGGCGCTCGTCGGGGCGTTCGTCGTGTGGCAGGAGCTCGCGGCGACCCTGGTCGGCTTCCACTACACCGTGTCGGTCGTGATCGTCTGCATCACGGCCGCGTTCCTCGCGCGCATGGTCGAACCCGCCGGAGCCCGCGAGCTCGCGGTTCCGAGGGCGTTCGCGGTCCTGACCCGGATCACCGGAGTCGTCCTGGCCGTCACCGTCGTCGTCGGCGTCATGACGACGGCGTCCGGTCCGCACTCCGGCGACGCGAACGTGGTCCGGACCGGGGTCGACGCGGAACTGCTCGCGCACGTCCACGCATGGCCCGGGTACGTGCTCGCGGCCCTGCTCGCGACGCTCGTGGGCTGGGCCGCCCTGAAGCGACTGCGTCCGCTGCGCTGGCTGCTCGCGCTGCTCGCGGTGACGCTCGTGCAGGTCGCCGTGGGCGTCTACCAGGCCCGCAGCGGCCTCCCGCCGCTCGCGGTCGGCGTGCACATGATCCTCGCGGCCCTCGCGGCCGCGACCATGACCGTCGTCGTCCTGCGAATCAAGCGGCCCGTGACGACGGATGCCGCGCCCGACGCCGCGGCAGCGGCGGCATCCGCTCGCTGACGCCCGACCCGCCGGAACGTCGGCGGGCGCCGGTCAGAACGGCAGCAGCGGGTCGATGCCGACGGCGAGGAAGACCAGCGACAGGTACACGATCGAGCCGTGGAACACGCGCATGGGCGAGACCTCGACGCCCCGGACGGCCAGCGCGTACAGCTTGTGGCATTCGATGATGAACCAGGCGCCCGAGACGAGCGCGACGCTCGAGTACAGCAGCCCCATGTTCGCGATCGGAATGAGCAGGAGGGTCGCCGCGACCGTCGCCCACGCGTAGAGGATGACCTGCAGGCCGACCTGGGCACGACCCTGCACGACCGCGAGCATCGGCACTCCGGCGGCCGCGTAGTCCTCGCGGTACTTCATCGAAAGCGGCCAGTAGTGGGGCGGCGTCCAGAGGAAGATGATCAGGAACAGGATGAACGGGGCCCAGTCGAGGCTCTCCGTGACCGCGGCCCAGCCGATGAGGACGGGCATGCAGCCGGCGATGCCGCCCCAGACGATGTTCTGGGCGGTGCGGCGCTTGAGGATCAGGCTGTAGAAGACGACGTAGAGCAGGATCGCGGCCAGCGAGAGCAGTGCGGCGAGCCAGTTCGTGAACACCCAGAGCCAGGCGATGGATGCCGCGCCGAGCGCCCATGCGAACACGAGCGCCTCGCGGTCGGTGAGTTCGCCGGTCACGAGCGGGCGACCCTTCGTGCGCTGCATGACCCGGTCGATGTCGCGATCGATGTAGCAGTTGAACGCGCCCGCGGAGCCCGCGCTCATCGCCCCGCCGACGAGCGTCGCGACGATCAGCCAGAGGCTCGGCAGCCCGTCGGCGGCGAGGATCATCGTGGGCGCGGTGACCACGAGCAGCAACTCGATCACCCGGGGCTTGGTGAGGGCGATGTACGCCGAGAGCTTCCGGCGTACGCCGGTCGTCGCTCGAGCGTCACGGATGGTCGGCGCGGCCTGCATTCTTCCCTCTTCCGGGCGCACGCCGACGGTGCGGTGGCGCGCGCATCCGCATCGATTCTAGGGCATCGACCGAGCGATCCCGGTTCGCGTCAAGGCCCGTCACGGACTCCGCCCCACTCCATATACTGAGGTCAGCGCGCCCGGTGCGCTGATTCGACGTGCAACTCCACCTGACGCATGTTCGGAGCGGTCCCGGGCTCCACCGCGCCGTCGCGTTTCCCGGCGGGTCGGAGGGCCGAATGGAGTGGCCCCGGACGCCGTCACTACCGGAAGGAACAGCAACCCGTGGCATCTCTGCACTGGGACCCCATCGACGACCGCGCGGTCGACACCGCGCGCGTGCTCGCCGCCGACGCCGTGGAGAAGGTCGGCAACGGCCACCCCGGCACCGCGATGAGCCTCGCGCCCGTCGCCTATCTCCTGTACCAGAAGGTCATGCGCCGCGACCCCGCGGACCACGACTGGCTCGGCCGGGACCGATTCATCCTCTCGGCGGGCCACAGCTCGCTCACCCAGTACGTCCAGCTCTACCTGGCCGGCGACGGGCTCGAGCTCGACGACCTGAAGTCGCTGCGCACGTGGGGTTCGAAGACCCCCGGGCACCCCGAGTACGGGCACACCGCCGGCGTCGAGATCACGACCGGACCGCTCGGCCAGGGCCTCGCCTCGGCCGTGGGATTCGCCTACGCGGCACGATACGAGCGCGGGCTCTTCGACCCCGAGGCCCCGGCGGGCGAGAGCCCCTTCGATCACTTCGTGTACGTCATCGCGAGCGACGGCGACCTTCAGGAGGGCGTCACGAGCGAGGCCTCCTCGCTCGCGGGCCACCAGCAGCTCGGCAACCTCGTCGTCATCTACGACTCGAACCAGATCTCGATCGAGGACGACACCGACATCGCCTTCACCGAGGACGTCGCCGCGCGCTACGAGGCCTACGGATGGCACGTGCAGACGGTCGACTGGAAGAAGTCCGGCGAGTACGTGGAAGACGTCGC comes from the Agromyces marinus genome and includes:
- a CDS encoding COX15/CtaA family protein: MNRLIAWLPDRIDRRVRIAAWVSFVLNVVIIGTGGAVRLTGSGLGCSDWPVCVPGSLVPTPEMGIHGVIEFGNRTISGPVLLAAIAVVLFVWRIRRERRDLFVPAVLVLVLVIVQALVGAFVVWQELAATLVGFHYTVSVVIVCITAAFLARMVEPAGARELAVPRAFAVLTRITGVVLAVTVVVGVMTTASGPHSGDANVVRTGVDAELLAHVHAWPGYVLAALLATLVGWAALKRLRPLRWLLALLAVTLVQVAVGVYQARSGLPPLAVGVHMILAALAAATMTVVVLRIKRPVTTDAAPDAAAAAASAR
- a CDS encoding heme o synthase encodes the protein MQAAPTIRDARATTGVRRKLSAYIALTKPRVIELLLVVTAPTMILAADGLPSLWLIVATLVGGAMSAGSAGAFNCYIDRDIDRVMQRTKGRPLVTGELTDREALVFAWALGAASIAWLWVFTNWLAALLSLAAILLYVVFYSLILKRRTAQNIVWGGIAGCMPVLIGWAAVTESLDWAPFILFLIIFLWTPPHYWPLSMKYREDYAAAGVPMLAVVQGRAQVGLQVILYAWATVAATLLLIPIANMGLLYSSVALVSGAWFIIECHKLYALAVRGVEVSPMRVFHGSIVYLSLVFLAVGIDPLLPF
- the sufB gene encoding Fe-S cluster assembly protein SufB — its product is MTDVLIDRPELEGLGTYEFGWADSDVAGASARRGLSPQVVADISQLKSEPEWMLQRRLRALQLFDRKPMPSWGADLSEIDFENIKYFVRSTEKQAQTWEDLPEDIRNTYERLGIPEAERQRLVAGVAAQYESEVVYHQIREDLEEQGVIFLDTDTALKEHPEIFEEYFGTVIPAGDNKFAALNTAVWSGGSFVYVPKGVHVEIPLQAYFRINTENMGQFERTLIIADEDSYVHYIEGCTAPIYKSDSLHSAVVEIIVKKNARVRYTTIQNWSNNVYNLVTKRAVAHEGATMEWIDGNIGSKVTMKYPSIFLMGEHAKGETLSVAFAGPGQHQDAGAKMIHMAPYTQSSIVSKSIARGGGRAGYRGEIRVDANAHHSANTVRCDALLVDTISRSDTYPAIDIRVDDVHLGHEATVSKVSEEQLFYLMSRGIEEDEAMAMIVRGFIEPIARELPMEYAMELNKLIEMGMEGSVG